The genome window TGATATTGTTGTTCACCGTCAGCCGCAGCTGGAACTCGGGCACGTTGGTGAGCAGGTATTGCACGCCCAGATCGCGCTGCAGCCACCGCCAGCGGTCCATGTTGGCGCGGATGAGATCACGCTTCGTGGTCTGGTTCTGCGGCGTCGCAGCCAGCGTTTCCTTCAGCGCCGCATAGTCGGGATGAGTCGGCAGGACCGAATCGATCGCCGCGGCAACCGCTCCGGTCGTGGTCGCCCGCTCCATCAACTGGCCGGTGGGCGTGAGGTCGGCGTCGGGATCGATGACGAACCACTGCCGACGTGCATCCATCGGTGTGCGCCCGTCGCGCAGGTCTTCGACGAGCCAGGTGAACGTCTGGCTCGCAGCTTCGTCAAGCTGAACACCTTCGCCGGTTTCAATCGCGGCGCGGAGATCCTTCACGGCGTAGTCGGCGGGATCGAGGCCTTCCGCCCCGACGCGCTCGGCGTAAGCCAGCAACAAGCGGGCGTTCGTCAGCGGCCACTGCATGATCGCAGGATAGAGCGGCGCCGGCGGCAGTGTTACAGCCGACGTCATCGGCGCGGTAACCACCTCCGCATCCTGGTTCAGGACACGCTGGGCCTGGATCTGTTGCGCCGCAACCGGCGCGCCTAGCGCCACGGTCACGCCAGCCAGCAAGATTGTGCGCCACGCTTTCATCGTAATTCCATGCCCCTGTGAGTGTTCAGAAGCCCCTGCCATGCGGGACCCGTCCGGACAACGGGCACTGCATTCTTCCCGTTTCGTGCCCCGCTATCAAGCAGGACGGCTGACTCTACGGTGAATCGTGCGACGGTGCGGATTGTCCGCAACGGTTTGGCCGGTAAAGCAGGCAGTATGACCCGCGAGCGACCTTTGCTGCCCTTTGCCATCACTCTGGCCGCAGTGGCGCTCTATTCGCTGATGGACGCTCTGATGAAAGGGGCGTCAATTGCGGTCGGGGCGTATAGCGCCTTGCTGCTGCGCTGCGCTCTGGGAACGATGATGATCGGCCCGGTGTGGCTGATCAAGCGCACGGCTTGGCCCTCCAAGCCGGTGATGCGGC of Altererythrobacter sp. Root672 contains these proteins:
- a CDS encoding L,D-transpeptidase family protein, with protein sequence MKAWRTILLAGVTVALGAPVAAQQIQAQRVLNQDAEVVTAPMTSAVTLPPAPLYPAIMQWPLTNARLLLAYAERVGAEGLDPADYAVKDLRAAIETGEGVQLDEAASQTFTWLVEDLRDGRTPMDARRQWFVIDPDADLTPTGQLMERATTTGAVAAAIDSVLPTHPDYAALKETLAATPQNQTTKRDLIRANMDRWRWLQRDLGVQYLLTNVPEFQLRLTVNNNIIRSYRTIVGKPGRTATPQLAETVEGVIFNPTWTVPQSIVKGEGLGARVLGNPGWARANGYRGSRAENGFITVVQQPGPGNSLGQMKLDMPNPHSIFLHDTPSRNLFASDNRALSHGCVRVERALELAMTIAILGQGATREETVTISTSGEYTRVPVKKSMPVYITYFTMARDIDGQLRTFNDLYGRDAAVIASFKAPRVGNRSRVTDEEVIEIVDDLQTS